The Geoanaerobacter pelophilus genome includes a region encoding these proteins:
- the rlmN gene encoding 23S rRNA (adenine(2503)-C(2))-methyltransferase RlmN, giving the protein MSNLTDIKNFSLPALEQFLSGKGKERFRATQIFKWLYQKDARSFAEMTNLSKDLRQELEATAFISNLSATAVEEGKDGTRKYLFTLDDGEAVESVLIPDEGRNTLCISSQVGCAMQCEFCLTGTFKLSRNLTTSEIVNQVCAVRREFPVTNIVFMGMGEPLHNLQNVIMAIQILQEDNGLQFSTRRVTVSTSGLVPEMAELGRAVTVNLAVSLNATTDELRSRIMPINRKYPLAVLLKACREFPLPSRRKITIEYVMLGGVNDTLDDARRLLRLISDVPNKVNLIPFNEHEGCGFKAPTQAAIDAFHKYLIDRHVTVITRDSRGGDISAACGQLKGKLVKQS; this is encoded by the coding sequence ATGAGCAATTTAACTGATATAAAAAACTTTTCTCTCCCCGCGCTGGAGCAGTTTCTTTCCGGAAAAGGGAAGGAGCGCTTTCGTGCAACCCAGATATTCAAATGGCTGTACCAGAAAGACGCCCGCTCATTTGCCGAGATGACCAACCTTTCCAAGGATCTGCGCCAGGAGCTTGAAGCGACAGCCTTTATCAGCAACCTCTCGGCAACGGCAGTCGAAGAGGGTAAGGACGGCACCAGGAAGTATCTGTTCACCCTTGATGACGGTGAGGCTGTGGAGTCGGTCCTTATTCCGGATGAGGGGCGCAACACCTTGTGCATATCATCTCAGGTCGGTTGCGCCATGCAGTGCGAATTCTGTCTGACCGGCACTTTCAAGCTTTCCCGCAACCTGACTACGTCCGAGATTGTCAACCAGGTATGCGCGGTGCGCAGGGAGTTTCCGGTTACCAATATCGTCTTTATGGGGATGGGGGAGCCGCTGCACAATCTGCAAAACGTGATAATGGCAATACAAATTCTGCAGGAAGACAACGGGCTGCAGTTCTCAACTCGCAGAGTCACTGTCTCTACCTCAGGGCTGGTGCCGGAAATGGCGGAACTTGGGCGAGCAGTGACGGTAAATCTGGCCGTATCCCTCAATGCGACCACTGATGAGCTGCGCAGCCGGATCATGCCAATAAATCGCAAGTATCCTCTTGCGGTGCTGCTGAAGGCGTGCCGGGAGTTTCCGTTGCCCAGCCGCCGCAAAATCACCATCGAGTATGTGATGCTGGGTGGGGTCAACGACACCCTTGATGACGCCAGACGGCTGCTGCGACTTATCAGCGATGTCCCCAACAAGGTCAACCTGATACCGTTCAACGAGCATGAAGGGTGCGGGTTCAAGGCGCCGACCCAGGCAGCGATAGATGCCTTTCACAAGTATCTTATTGATCGACATGTGACGGTTATTACCCGTGACAGTAGAGGCGGCGACATCTCTGCGGCTTGCGGCCAGTTAAAGGGGAAACTGGTGAAACAGTCGTAA
- the ndk gene encoding nucleoside-diphosphate kinase: protein MERTFAIIKPDAVERNISGKIISKIEEAGFKIVGMKKIQLSKSQAEGFYYVHKERPFFNDLCSFMSRSPVIVMVLEKEGAIAAWRTLMGATNPANAEPGTIRKEFAKNIEENSSHGSDAPETAAFEISYFFNAFELV, encoded by the coding sequence ATGGAAAGAACATTCGCAATCATCAAGCCTGACGCAGTCGAGCGCAATATCTCCGGCAAGATCATCAGCAAGATTGAAGAGGCTGGTTTCAAAATCGTCGGCATGAAGAAGATTCAACTCTCCAAGTCCCAGGCAGAAGGGTTCTACTATGTTCACAAGGAACGCCCTTTCTTTAATGACCTCTGTTCTTTCATGTCACGCAGCCCGGTTATTGTAATGGTTCTGGAAAAAGAAGGCGCTATTGCCGCCTGGAGAACGCTGATGGGTGCTACCAATCCTGCCAATGCCGAGCCGGGAACCATCCGTAAGGAGTTTGCAAAGAACATCGAAGAGAACTCTTCACACGGTTCCGATGCTCCTGAAACAGCGGCTTTTGAAATTTCCTACTTCTTCAATGCTTTTGAGCTGGTCTAA
- a CDS encoding HD-GYP domain-containing protein: MRCKILSDSFPTNCIAVLTIGGCLIWLCISGYLGMQKLEAAGIISVSMLVMYYVLTYLERTARLRQIKRNWELAGEKVHLIESVAKLEESYFSTIQSMAAAIDTNSTYSNGHSARVAGFAVKIGRAMGLCQDELDTLERAALLHDIGSIYIPDHVWRKEGPLTVEEQSLVRQHPVLGAEILDSVTSLKQESQAILHHHERYDGTGYPYGLKGLAIPLESRILAVADAFDAMTSERPYRSVLNMRDALEELYSNAGNQFDPRVVEGFLTVLDDITRETEIMPFPDKRFGARVYSMVGNC; the protein is encoded by the coding sequence ATGCGATGCAAGATTCTTTCAGACAGCTTTCCCACCAACTGTATTGCAGTACTAACCATCGGCGGATGCCTGATATGGCTCTGTATTTCTGGATATCTGGGGATGCAGAAGCTTGAGGCGGCAGGCATTATTTCTGTTTCCATGCTTGTCATGTATTATGTCCTGACCTATCTCGAACGGACTGCCCGCTTGCGGCAGATCAAGAGGAACTGGGAGTTGGCAGGCGAAAAAGTTCACTTGATTGAAAGTGTTGCCAAGCTCGAAGAGAGCTATTTCTCTACCATTCAGTCAATGGCTGCAGCAATCGATACCAACTCTACCTATTCCAATGGCCATTCCGCAAGGGTTGCAGGATTTGCGGTCAAGATCGGTCGGGCCATGGGGCTCTGCCAGGACGAGCTTGACACTTTGGAGCGGGCCGCCTTGCTTCACGATATCGGGTCTATTTACATACCTGACCATGTCTGGAGAAAAGAAGGACCGCTGACCGTGGAAGAACAGTCGCTGGTCCGGCAGCATCCGGTCCTCGGTGCGGAAATTTTAGACTCGGTAACGTCGCTGAAGCAGGAAAGCCAGGCGATTCTCCATCACCATGAGCGCTACGACGGCACCGGCTATCCTTATGGGCTCAAGGGGCTGGCGATTCCTCTCGAGTCCAGGATTCTCGCAGTGGCCGATGCCTTTGACGCCATGACTTCCGAACGTCCCTATCGCAGTGTCTTGAATATGAGGGATGCGCTGGAGGAGCTGTACTCCAATGCCGGCAACCAGTTTGACCCGCGGGTGGTTGAGGGTTTTCTGACGGTCCTCGATGATATCACCCGGGAAACAGAGATCATGCCGTTCCCCGATAAGCGGTTTGGAGCCAGGGTCTACAGCATGGTCGGCAACTGCTGA
- a CDS encoding aldehyde dehydrogenase (NADP(+)), protein MEIVGKQFIDGKRSAESETRFFAYDAATGEPLAYRFFAATDAEVARAAAVAGAASPAYRKTCLKERAQFLDAIAEELDRLDDSFVQIVMQETGLPEPRIRGERLRTSNQLRLFAKAVSRGDFLGVRIDTALPDRQPLPRPDIRQYRTGIGPVAVFGAANFPLAFSVAGGDTASALAAGCPVVVKAHSAHPATSELVASAVVRAVERSGVPTGVFAMLFGDSVGAPLVRCPEIKAVGFTGSLAGGRALSEIAAARPEPIPVFAEMSSVNPVIVLPGALQERGSSLASGLAASVTLGAGQFCTNPGLVIGIAGAPFASFSQMLVAEMVNLPSMVMLNRSILRNYQDGIKRLSQISGMHLLSGAITEGDRGRPCLFQASSELLRSPARPLEDEVFGPVTVLVTVKDFQELLAIIPGLRGQLAACLFAAESELADAGPIVEDLETRVGRVIYNDFPTGVEVCDAMVHGGPFPATADGRSTSVGTLAIDRFLRPVCYQGYPHSLLPEALQDGNPYGLRRLVNGKWSAGFPDD, encoded by the coding sequence ATGGAGATTGTTGGCAAGCAGTTTATCGACGGGAAGAGGAGCGCTGAGTCAGAGACCAGGTTCTTTGCCTACGATGCGGCAACAGGGGAACCGCTGGCGTACCGGTTCTTTGCCGCAACCGATGCCGAAGTTGCCCGTGCCGCTGCCGTGGCTGGCGCTGCCTCCCCTGCTTATCGCAAGACCTGTCTCAAGGAGCGGGCACAGTTTCTGGATGCCATTGCCGAAGAGCTTGATCGCCTAGATGATTCGTTTGTGCAGATAGTAATGCAGGAGACCGGCCTCCCCGAGCCGCGTATCCGCGGCGAGCGACTGCGCACCAGCAATCAGCTGCGTCTTTTTGCCAAAGCTGTGAGCCGCGGTGATTTTCTCGGGGTGCGCATCGATACTGCTCTCCCGGACCGGCAGCCCCTACCGCGCCCTGATATCCGCCAGTATCGCACTGGCATCGGCCCGGTAGCGGTGTTCGGCGCTGCCAATTTCCCGTTGGCTTTTTCGGTCGCCGGCGGCGATACCGCATCGGCCCTTGCCGCTGGTTGTCCGGTGGTGGTCAAGGCCCACTCGGCGCACCCGGCCACCTCGGAGCTGGTTGCCAGCGCCGTGGTCAGGGCTGTTGAAAGGAGTGGTGTCCCCACAGGGGTTTTTGCCATGCTGTTTGGCGATAGTGTCGGCGCGCCGCTGGTCAGGTGCCCCGAGATCAAGGCAGTGGGCTTTACCGGATCGCTGGCCGGCGGCAGGGCGCTGTCCGAAATCGCTGCAGCTCGCCCCGAACCGATCCCGGTGTTTGCCGAAATGTCGAGTGTTAATCCGGTAATTGTGCTACCCGGAGCATTACAGGAACGGGGAAGCTCCCTAGCATCGGGACTTGCCGCATCTGTCACCCTGGGCGCCGGCCAGTTCTGCACCAACCCGGGGCTGGTCATCGGTATTGCAGGCGCCCCCTTTGCTTCATTCTCTCAGATGCTCGTTGCTGAAATGGTGAACCTACCGTCAATGGTCATGCTCAACCGTTCGATTCTCAGAAACTACCAGGATGGGATTAAGAGGCTGTCACAGATTTCAGGCATGCACCTGCTTAGCGGGGCCATTACTGAGGGTGATCGTGGCCGGCCGTGCCTGTTTCAGGCATCGTCCGAACTGTTGCGATCTCCGGCTCGACCTTTGGAGGACGAGGTGTTCGGTCCGGTCACGGTGCTGGTAACGGTAAAGGATTTTCAGGAGTTGCTGGCAATAATCCCGGGGCTCAGGGGGCAGCTCGCGGCTTGCCTGTTTGCCGCAGAGAGTGAGCTTGCTGATGCCGGGCCGATTGTCGAGGATCTGGAAACCCGTGTCGGCAGAGTCATATACAACGACTTCCCTACCGGGGTGGAGGTGTGCGATGCCATGGTGCATGGCGGGCCGTTCCCAGCCACAGCGGATGGCCGGTCCACGTCGGTCGGGACTTTGGCTATTGACCGTTTCCTTCGTCCGGTATGCTATCAGGGGTATCCGCACAGTCTGCTGCCGGAAGCTTTGCAGGATGGCAATCCTTACGGGCTGCGGCGTCTGGTTAACGGCAAATGGTCAGCCGGTTTCCCTGATGATTGA